A genomic stretch from Dethiosulfovibrio faecalis includes:
- a CDS encoding ZIP family metal transporter, which yields MESFVLLHPVLQALIGTLFTWGMTAAGSGMVYVSKEPGQKTLDVMLGFAAGVMIAASYWSLLAPAIEMSEEMGIPGWLPAAIGFLAGGGALRLVDRYLPHLHLGLPTSEAEGVHTRWKRTTLLVLAITLHNIPEGLAVGVGFGAVAYGLPSASLAGAVALALGIGIQNFPEGMAVSLPLRREGLSQGKSFMYGQLSGVVEPIAGVIGAAIVGISRPILPYALAFAAGAMIFVVVEEVIPESQQSGNGDLATMGVMLGFTVMMILDVALG from the coding sequence ATGGAAAGCTTCGTTCTGCTGCATCCGGTACTTCAGGCGCTTATAGGGACCCTCTTCACCTGGGGAATGACCGCCGCCGGATCCGGGATGGTGTACGTAAGCAAGGAACCGGGGCAAAAGACCCTGGACGTCATGCTGGGCTTCGCGGCTGGAGTGATGATAGCAGCCAGCTACTGGTCCCTTCTGGCTCCGGCCATAGAGATGTCCGAGGAGATGGGGATTCCCGGCTGGCTTCCGGCAGCCATAGGCTTTCTGGCCGGAGGCGGCGCCCTGAGGCTGGTGGACCGATATCTGCCCCACCTCCACCTGGGACTTCCCACCAGCGAGGCCGAGGGCGTACATACCAGATGGAAGAGAACCACCCTGCTGGTACTGGCCATAACCCTGCACAACATACCGGAAGGGCTCGCGGTTGGAGTAGGCTTCGGAGCCGTGGCCTACGGTCTGCCGTCGGCAAGCCTGGCCGGGGCAGTGGCCCTGGCGCTGGGAATAGGGATACAGAACTTTCCCGAGGGCATGGCGGTATCCCTGCCTCTCAGAAGGGAGGGGCTTTCTCAGGGGAAAAGCTTCATGTACGGCCAGCTATCCGGCGTGGTCGAGCCCATCGCAGGGGTGATCGGAGCCGCCATAGTGGGGATATCCAGGCCGATCCTTCCCTACGCTTTGGCCTTCGCCGCCGGAGCCATGATATTCGTTGTGGTAGAGGAGGTCATTCCGGAATCTCAACAGAGCGGAAACGGCGACCTCGCAACGATGGGAGTCATGCTGGGGTTCACCGTTATGATGATCCTCGACGTGGCTTTGGGCTAG
- a CDS encoding LemA family protein, which translates to MGTSAIILSAIAAVGALWAVTAYNGLVKKRTMVEEAWSGISVQLKRRHDLIPNLMNTVKGYASHEKEVFEKVSEARSASMSAGSVGDSAKAESILTGALRSLFAVAEAYPDLKANENFVQLQGQLSSLEDEIQMARRYYNGSARNLNIAVQTFPTNLIASTFGFKKAEFFELEDRSEGEVPLVSF; encoded by the coding sequence ATGGGAACATCGGCGATCATATTATCGGCGATTGCGGCAGTCGGGGCTCTTTGGGCCGTCACGGCCTACAACGGTCTCGTCAAGAAGAGGACCATGGTCGAGGAGGCCTGGAGCGGGATATCGGTCCAGCTAAAACGCAGACACGACTTGATACCCAACCTCATGAACACGGTAAAGGGATACGCATCCCACGAGAAAGAGGTGTTCGAAAAGGTATCCGAGGCCAGATCGGCTTCCATGTCGGCCGGATCGGTAGGCGACTCCGCAAAGGCCGAATCCATACTGACCGGAGCTCTGAGAAGCCTCTTCGCCGTGGCCGAGGCCTACCCCGACCTGAAGGCCAACGAGAACTTCGTCCAGCTTCAGGGACAGCTTTCCTCCCTGGAGGACGAGATCCAGATGGCGAGACGTTACTACAACGGCTCTGCCAGAAACCTGAACATCGCGGTACAGACCTTCCCCACCAACCTGATCGCGTCGACGTTCGGATTCAAGAAGGCCGAGTTCTTCGAGCTGGAGGACCGCTCCGAGGGAGAGGTTCCTCTGGTGTCCTTTTAG
- a CDS encoding DUF2207 domain-containing protein — translation MRSNIRPAKAVALFLLGLLLCALPVEATEVISDFRSDVSVEIDGTVKVTETISVMAEGRDIKRGIFRDFPTVYERPEGETVTVPFEVSEVTRDGRPEKWSTEGLSNGVRVRIGNPDHILSRGEHRYTISYTTARQIGFYEEYDELYWNVTGNGWMFPIEKASCTVNLPEGARILQTGAWTGIQGSKDRHAVMKAEGGEASFTITRPLAPGEGLTIALSWPKGIVAPPAKNAYFMTDHGLDLAFGGTTLIGLIYFFWAWLKVGKDPKKGIIVPRFLPPEGMSPAAVRQLSIMGFDGRSFSSAIISLAVKGYLVISEEEGFFKKYKITKTPEDRRKGALPPEEKRLFDTLLGSRESILLKQENHETLGAAKEALSDSLNAEYGRLYDNNLGYGIIGTLIMAAILVPSFFLFGRGDEEIFFGLGTTVATLVMGFMVMGLIRNLRKTWRENSGFKAFFKILIKTLGLLLTLFFMLMTISLAFYILSPICAMTMPIIAFIPVFFIPILRAPTKAGRILMDEIEGFSMYIKVAEEDRLNLLNPPEKTPELFERYLPYALALGLEQKWGEKFASVLSSVDSGDGGYNPTWYVGSAPLYAAGMGDFASSLGSSFSDAISSASTAPGSDSAFSGGGGGGSAGGGGGGGGGGGW, via the coding sequence ATGAGGTCAAATATAAGGCCGGCGAAAGCGGTCGCCCTTTTTCTTCTGGGGCTGCTCCTCTGCGCTCTGCCCGTAGAGGCGACGGAGGTCATATCCGACTTCCGAAGCGACGTATCCGTCGAGATAGACGGAACCGTTAAGGTGACGGAGACCATATCGGTCATGGCGGAAGGCCGGGACATAAAAAGGGGTATATTCAGGGATTTCCCCACCGTCTACGAGAGACCAGAAGGAGAAACCGTGACGGTCCCCTTCGAGGTTAGCGAGGTGACGAGAGACGGAAGACCCGAGAAGTGGAGCACCGAGGGGCTGTCCAACGGAGTCAGGGTGAGGATAGGAAACCCGGATCACATTCTGTCCAGGGGGGAGCACCGCTACACCATCTCTTACACCACCGCCCGTCAGATAGGCTTTTACGAGGAATACGACGAGCTATACTGGAACGTCACGGGAAACGGCTGGATGTTCCCCATCGAAAAGGCATCCTGCACGGTAAACCTCCCGGAAGGAGCCAGGATACTCCAGACCGGAGCCTGGACCGGAATTCAGGGCTCGAAGGACAGACACGCCGTAATGAAGGCGGAGGGAGGCGAGGCATCCTTCACCATCACCAGACCCTTAGCTCCGGGAGAGGGGCTTACCATAGCTCTGTCCTGGCCTAAGGGAATCGTAGCTCCTCCCGCAAAAAACGCCTATTTCATGACCGATCACGGTCTGGACCTGGCGTTCGGGGGGACCACCCTGATCGGTCTGATCTACTTCTTCTGGGCCTGGCTGAAGGTCGGCAAAGACCCTAAGAAGGGCATCATCGTTCCGAGGTTCCTGCCTCCCGAGGGAATGTCTCCCGCAGCGGTGAGGCAGCTGTCCATAATGGGTTTCGACGGCAGGTCCTTCTCCTCCGCCATAATATCCCTGGCCGTAAAGGGGTATCTGGTGATATCCGAGGAGGAGGGGTTCTTCAAAAAGTACAAGATAACGAAGACCCCTGAAGACAGGCGAAAGGGAGCCCTTCCTCCGGAGGAGAAAAGGCTGTTCGACACCCTACTGGGCAGCAGGGAGAGCATCCTTCTGAAACAGGAAAATCACGAGACCCTGGGGGCGGCGAAGGAAGCCCTTTCGGACAGCCTTAACGCCGAATACGGAAGGCTCTACGATAACAACCTCGGCTACGGAATAATAGGGACGTTGATCATGGCGGCCATCCTGGTTCCGTCGTTCTTCCTGTTCGGAAGAGGAGACGAAGAGATCTTCTTCGGACTGGGCACGACCGTGGCCACGTTGGTCATGGGCTTCATGGTCATGGGGCTGATCAGGAACCTGCGGAAGACGTGGAGGGAGAACTCCGGTTTCAAGGCATTCTTCAAGATCCTGATAAAAACGCTGGGATTGCTTCTGACGCTTTTCTTTATGCTGATGACCATATCTCTGGCTTTCTACATACTATCGCCCATATGCGCCATGACCATGCCGATAATAGCCTTCATACCGGTGTTCTTCATTCCCATACTGAGAGCACCTACCAAAGCGGGCAGAATCCTGATGGACGAGATAGAGGGATTCTCCATGTACATTAAGGTCGCGGAGGAAGATCGCCTCAACCTCCTCAACCCTCCGGAGAAAACCCCCGAGCTGTTCGAGAGATACCTGCCCTACGCCCTGGCTCTGGGACTGGAGCAAAAATGGGGAGAGAAGTTCGCATCGGTGCTCTCCTCCGTCGATTCGGGCGACGGCGGATATAACCCGACGTGGTACGTAGGATCCGCCCCTCTGTATGCGGCAGGCATGGGAGATTTCGCGTCCTCTCTGGGGTCCTCCTTCTCGGACGCGATCTCCTCGGCCTCTACCGCCCCGGGGTCGGATTCCGCCTTTTCCGGGGGAGGCGGAGGCGGCTCTGCCGGAGGAGGCGGAGGCGGCGGCGGAGGAGGCGGCTGGTAG
- a CDS encoding PD-(D/E)XK nuclease family protein — MALRIYEYRKVGSMKPILSRISREPGNPVVYLVPGSSDREWLKDILLEEGAFGREAFRIWRWDDLYREACSAAGSAPMVQIDPPDHWLALHHLVRESLTKWGDSMPPGTGQSSFVQTLGQTVRELIREEVPPEALSEALYPDGEDHPEEPSWLLANLYRRYLELLRSRGLMDSAAVSTEMASLIEENPEAAKWLRRWRIVLVGFYSFTHSQLGMVRAMVRNGADVTLLSPEAGLDGEYGAPSQLEGADVLRSKPSQAGCFVISGGAARGEMETVVRDLALWSSCEGPLVDTGKFPGWGEVGMTVDSRSTSLASEVLRRYSVPFRRSEGRTVAETILWDTVRRAWDCYRDGWQPEPTAELLCLPWFCHGLSERRLVMASPRGLKGWRDLASSEKSLAEPLERVVAFAEAVGKGGTAEEFLLAMKRLATSSPDWREVLSSRLEDRPELDEVVLELGSAVQELDRKLDRIAELQADLGDPGKAVLKGGDGIAFLSVWAESAVVWPGASRSGTMTLYGGTPPVLAHHRIWAFCGVTAKNWPGPMAESPLLGDCHKELLHDMDLRGSRLDRTHLPLISEKRAQREVLFRRILACGDDLVILSSPSLDGAGRPLPESPFIGGALRDRWIDELGREVRSVGNVLPRWEEPALLPSEVQEPPRGIVTARPDRRLPSDPVTAEIRSIRLSSIDSFAACPFMFRCSQILGLEPPERPGYDGRLAGTAAHRLWRDVWKAYEADRDADLASLACDIWPSVLEEVYRGLLYSPDLKRRGDVLLKDILKTADYLSELENTGLRDRRTTSFLEWELPVLDVDGVPFTGIADRIDLLNDGTVLIWDYKSGGSSKYGRSLQLACYARSLELSDSLPFEMSRVGGYGFICQRDQKVVGAADEDLREFLGISPRSRVALDTRLKDASDVMEGAAFAANSGLFPPNYDNDQACRNCPYSGLCRRGELHGREDDEDDDR, encoded by the coding sequence ATGGCTTTGAGGATATACGAATACAGAAAAGTCGGATCGATGAAACCGATCCTGTCGAGGATTTCGAGGGAACCGGGCAACCCGGTGGTCTACCTCGTCCCGGGATCGTCGGATCGGGAGTGGCTCAAGGATATCCTGCTCGAGGAAGGGGCCTTCGGCAGGGAAGCCTTCCGAATCTGGCGCTGGGACGACCTATATCGAGAGGCCTGCTCCGCCGCGGGATCGGCACCTATGGTGCAGATCGATCCGCCCGACCACTGGCTGGCCCTTCACCATCTGGTTCGGGAAAGCCTGACTAAATGGGGCGATTCCATGCCTCCCGGCACGGGACAATCGAGTTTCGTCCAGACCCTGGGGCAGACGGTCAGGGAGCTTATAAGGGAGGAGGTCCCTCCGGAGGCCCTGTCGGAGGCTCTATACCCCGACGGAGAGGATCATCCTGAAGAGCCGTCCTGGCTGCTGGCGAACCTCTACCGTCGTTACCTGGAGCTGTTGAGATCCAGAGGCCTTATGGACAGCGCCGCGGTCTCCACCGAGATGGCCTCCCTTATCGAAGAAAATCCGGAGGCGGCAAAATGGCTTAGGCGATGGAGGATCGTCCTGGTGGGCTTCTACAGTTTTACCCACTCTCAGCTCGGCATGGTACGGGCCATGGTGAGAAATGGGGCGGACGTCACGTTGCTGTCCCCCGAGGCGGGGCTGGACGGAGAGTACGGAGCCCCTTCACAGCTGGAGGGAGCGGACGTCTTAAGATCGAAACCTTCCCAAGCGGGATGTTTCGTCATATCGGGAGGGGCGGCCAGAGGCGAGATGGAGACAGTGGTCAGGGACCTGGCCCTCTGGAGCTCCTGCGAAGGCCCTCTGGTGGATACGGGAAAATTCCCCGGTTGGGGGGAGGTCGGGATGACAGTAGACTCTCGGTCGACCTCTCTGGCCTCGGAGGTGTTGAGGCGCTACTCCGTTCCGTTCAGGAGGTCCGAGGGCCGCACCGTGGCGGAGACGATCCTGTGGGACACTGTCAGGAGGGCCTGGGACTGCTACAGGGACGGATGGCAGCCCGAACCTACGGCGGAGCTTCTCTGTCTGCCCTGGTTTTGCCACGGTCTTTCGGAGCGGAGGCTTGTTATGGCCTCTCCCAGAGGTCTCAAGGGGTGGCGGGATCTGGCCTCCTCGGAGAAGAGTCTGGCTGAACCTCTGGAGAGGGTGGTCGCCTTCGCCGAGGCCGTCGGTAAAGGCGGCACCGCCGAGGAGTTTCTTCTTGCGATGAAACGACTGGCGACCTCCTCTCCGGATTGGCGGGAAGTGCTGTCCTCACGGCTGGAGGATCGTCCCGAACTGGACGAGGTCGTCCTGGAGCTCGGATCGGCGGTCCAGGAATTGGATCGAAAGCTCGACCGAATCGCCGAGCTCCAGGCCGACCTGGGCGATCCGGGGAAGGCGGTCTTGAAAGGCGGCGACGGAATAGCGTTCCTCTCCGTCTGGGCAGAGAGCGCAGTCGTCTGGCCCGGAGCCTCCCGAAGCGGAACCATGACCCTTTACGGAGGAACTCCTCCGGTGTTGGCCCATCATCGTATCTGGGCCTTCTGCGGGGTTACAGCGAAGAACTGGCCCGGACCCATGGCTGAGTCGCCCCTTCTCGGCGATTGCCACAAGGAACTTCTTCACGATATGGATCTCAGGGGCAGCAGGCTGGACAGGACCCATCTGCCTCTCATATCGGAGAAAAGGGCTCAGAGGGAGGTCCTTTTCAGGAGGATCCTGGCCTGCGGCGACGACCTGGTGATACTGTCTTCTCCGTCTCTGGACGGGGCGGGGCGCCCACTGCCGGAGAGCCCCTTCATCGGCGGCGCCTTGAGAGATCGTTGGATAGACGAACTGGGGAGGGAGGTCCGTTCGGTGGGGAACGTCCTTCCCCGCTGGGAGGAACCGGCGTTACTGCCCTCCGAGGTCCAGGAGCCGCCCAGGGGGATCGTGACGGCCAGGCCGGACCGTCGGCTGCCCTCGGATCCGGTCACGGCGGAGATCCGCTCCATAAGGCTCAGCTCGATAGACTCCTTCGCTGCCTGTCCCTTCATGTTCAGATGCTCCCAGATACTGGGACTCGAGCCGCCGGAAAGGCCGGGATACGACGGACGGCTGGCGGGAACGGCGGCCCACAGGCTATGGCGGGACGTCTGGAAGGCCTACGAAGCCGATAGAGACGCGGATCTGGCCTCTCTGGCCTGCGATATCTGGCCCTCCGTCCTCGAGGAGGTCTACAGAGGGTTGCTCTACTCTCCGGATCTCAAACGGAGGGGCGACGTCCTTTTGAAGGACATCCTGAAAACAGCCGATTATCTGAGCGAACTCGAGAATACGGGACTCAGAGACAGGAGGACCACGTCATTTCTCGAGTGGGAGCTTCCGGTCCTCGATGTCGACGGGGTTCCCTTTACGGGCATAGCGGACAGAATAGACCTGTTGAACGACGGAACCGTGCTGATATGGGACTACAAATCCGGCGGCTCCTCGAAATACGGTCGCTCTCTTCAGCTGGCCTGCTACGCCAGGTCTCTCGAGCTCTCGGACAGCCTGCCCTTCGAGATGTCCCGAGTGGGGGGATACGGCTTTATCTGTCAGAGGGATCAGAAGGTCGTAGGAGCCGCCGACGAGGACCTTCGGGAGTTTCTGGGGATCTCTCCCAGGAGCAGGGTCGCCCTGGACACCCGGTTGAAAGACGCCTCGGATGTCATGGAGGGAGCCGCATTCGCCGCCAACTCCGGGCTTTTCCCTCCGAACTACGATAACGACCAGGCCTGTAGAAACTGTCCCTACAGCGGCCTCTGTCGCAGAGGCGAGCTCCACGGAAGGGAGGACGACGAAGATGACGATCGATAG
- a CDS encoding PAS domain-containing sensor histidine kinase: MVLPFPQGEMCLSILDSVLYGLLVYDGDGVSFANRKAVSILGYEDQEAIVGRPLIDLIHPDDRAVIRDRIPNAATRHIVVGEERLLRKDGSSAPVDIEIFPMKPDGAGGTLMFLRDISMRKRAEESHWESEKKYWQLFNSMGDGAFISGTIRSSMPNRISEVNDGFCRMLGFSMEELVGRPVIDMVDSSSRDEAEGMFDRLLDEGELLLTLNLLRKDGRIFPAELSARVIPLWDYPVVMTVVRDLSDKVRASSRVRFAEKRYESLFDNLVDAMSLNEIMTDEEGKPWNYRLLEVNRAYEKLTGKEKKELVGKTALELFPGEDFLLFDLYHSVAASGESKRFVHSSIEKGTVWDMVVFSPEEGQFALLIRDVTEERRLERLIRQTEKLRSLGELTGGIANDFVAYFQAVSGYGETLREDSSDPSARIIGSRILDVSERALSLIRKLLAFSKKGDVDFCPVDVHDVLLKLQGLFSHGFEDGPKVKLYLKAPIGRVLGDEGQLYNAFMNLILNAKEADPEGDVVTVYTGFARLDEESCAELLGDPSPGDFIRISVEDHGSGIRRSDLSRIMEPFFSTKMNSIGMGLPEVFGIVRSHGGGFSMETEERKGTIVSMYLPLFKEEYCGSDLKRAESGLEDSGRKGEPKVPHMVYSLEESLAGHRPRESRLALEEMVDRGDLSQEDAEMIGVMIEEYRFEEALRFLNEECGE; encoded by the coding sequence ATGGTGCTGCCTTTCCCCCAAGGCGAGATGTGTCTTTCCATACTGGATTCGGTACTCTACGGGCTGTTGGTCTACGATGGCGACGGGGTATCGTTCGCCAATAGAAAGGCCGTCAGCATCCTCGGCTACGAGGATCAGGAAGCCATAGTCGGTCGTCCCCTGATCGACCTTATACATCCCGACGACAGGGCCGTTATCCGGGATAGGATCCCCAACGCCGCCACCAGGCATATAGTGGTGGGGGAGGAGAGGCTCCTTAGAAAGGACGGATCTTCGGCTCCGGTGGACATAGAGATATTTCCGATGAAACCGGATGGGGCGGGAGGAACCCTTATGTTCCTGAGGGACATCTCCATGAGAAAGAGGGCGGAGGAGTCTCATTGGGAGAGCGAGAAGAAATACTGGCAGCTTTTCAACTCCATGGGCGACGGTGCTTTCATAAGCGGTACCATTCGCTCGAGCATGCCGAATAGGATATCGGAGGTAAACGACGGTTTTTGCCGTATGTTGGGTTTCTCCATGGAGGAGCTGGTCGGTCGTCCTGTTATAGATATGGTGGATTCCAGCTCCAGGGACGAGGCGGAGGGTATGTTCGACAGGCTCCTGGACGAAGGGGAGCTGCTGCTTACTCTGAATCTGTTGAGAAAGGACGGCCGGATCTTTCCGGCGGAGTTATCGGCCAGGGTCATCCCCCTGTGGGATTACCCCGTCGTGATGACGGTCGTTAGGGATCTTTCGGATAAAGTCAGGGCCTCCAGCAGGGTGCGATTTGCCGAGAAAAGATACGAATCGCTGTTCGATAATCTGGTGGACGCCATGTCCCTCAACGAGATAATGACGGACGAAGAGGGCAAGCCGTGGAACTACAGGCTGCTGGAGGTCAATCGGGCCTACGAGAAGCTGACCGGTAAAGAAAAGAAGGAACTCGTGGGAAAAACCGCCTTGGAGCTGTTTCCCGGCGAGGATTTTCTTCTTTTCGATCTGTATCATTCGGTAGCCGCCTCGGGAGAGTCTAAGAGGTTCGTCCATTCCTCTATCGAAAAGGGAACGGTCTGGGACATGGTGGTGTTCTCGCCGGAAGAGGGGCAGTTCGCCCTTTTGATCAGGGATGTTACGGAGGAGAGACGGCTGGAGAGGCTTATCCGACAGACGGAGAAGCTCCGTTCTCTGGGAGAGCTCACCGGTGGGATCGCCAACGATTTCGTTGCCTATTTTCAGGCCGTCTCCGGCTACGGCGAGACCCTTCGAGAGGATTCCAGCGATCCCTCGGCCAGGATCATAGGGAGCAGGATTCTCGACGTTTCCGAACGGGCCTTGTCGCTCATAAGGAAGCTTCTGGCGTTTTCCAAAAAGGGAGACGTGGATTTCTGCCCGGTGGACGTACACGATGTTTTATTGAAGCTGCAAGGCCTTTTTTCCCACGGATTTGAAGATGGCCCCAAGGTCAAGCTGTATCTGAAGGCCCCTATCGGTCGAGTGCTGGGCGACGAGGGGCAGCTGTACAATGCGTTCATGAATTTGATTTTGAACGCCAAGGAGGCCGATCCCGAAGGCGACGTCGTCACAGTCTACACCGGTTTTGCCCGTCTGGACGAGGAAAGCTGCGCGGAACTGTTGGGAGATCCCTCACCGGGCGATTTCATCCGCATATCGGTGGAGGATCACGGTTCGGGAATTCGCAGAAGCGATCTCTCCAGGATAATGGAGCCTTTCTTCTCCACCAAGATGAACTCGATCGGTATGGGATTGCCGGAGGTCTTCGGTATAGTTCGGTCCCACGGTGGAGGTTTTTCCATGGAGACGGAGGAAAGAAAGGGAACCATAGTTTCTATGTATTTGCCTCTCTTCAAGGAGGAATACTGTGGTAGCGATCTCAAGAGGGCCGAGTCGGGGTTGGAGGATTCCGGTCGGAAGGGGGAACCGAAGGTACCCCATATGGTCTACTCTCTCGAGGAATCCCTTGCGGGACATCGACCGAGAGAGTCCAGGTTGGCTCTCGAGGAGATGGTCGATCGAGGTGATCTGTCCCAGGAGGATGCAGAGATGATAGGCGTGATGATAGAGGAATATCGCTTCGAGGAAGCTTTGAGGTTTTTGAACGAAGAGTGCGGGGAGTGA
- a CDS encoding ribonuclease HI family protein, whose product MVWKAHFDGGSRGNPGVAGAGAALYDDGGRLVWKGAEPLGERTNNEAEYMAAILALKEVLRRGLSEIELCGDSKLVINQLSGAWKIKEPRLGVLAEEFNALAKGLSVRFRWVPRKDNSEADRMANLAMDGLAPSDDLFSGKDEIPRQAVVEIVVFSDGDGRYFVDLPRLRCSCEEFASRGDCVHLKICRDAGFAP is encoded by the coding sequence ATGGTCTGGAAGGCCCATTTCGACGGCGGTTCTCGAGGCAACCCCGGCGTAGCCGGAGCGGGGGCGGCCCTGTACGACGACGGAGGACGTCTCGTATGGAAGGGGGCAGAGCCCCTGGGAGAGAGGACCAACAACGAGGCGGAATATATGGCGGCCATCTTGGCCCTTAAAGAGGTGCTTCGTCGTGGCTTGAGCGAGATAGAGCTCTGCGGGGACAGCAAGCTGGTGATCAACCAGCTCTCGGGAGCCTGGAAGATAAAGGAACCGAGGCTGGGCGTTCTGGCCGAGGAGTTCAACGCATTGGCTAAGGGCCTGTCGGTGAGGTTCCGCTGGGTTCCCAGGAAGGATAACTCCGAGGCGGACCGCATGGCCAACCTCGCCATGGACGGCCTGGCTCCCTCGGACGACCTGTTCTCCGGGAAGGACGAGATTCCTCGGCAGGCGGTGGTGGAGATAGTCGTCTTCTCCGACGGAGATGGACGGTATTTCGTAGATCTGCCTCGTCTTCGGTGCAGCTGCGAGGAGTTCGCCTCCAGAGGCGACTGTGTTCACCTTAAAATCTGTAGAGACGCGGGGTTCGCGCCCTGA
- the rlmN gene encoding 23S rRNA (adenine(2503)-C(2))-methyltransferase RlmN: MSDMTYGLEFNYDEWRNFVDETGEPSYRADQLCQWIYGKKVFDIHRMTNLSKELRSKLEGHLYVQPPFAVDVQKSSDGTVKFLWRFLDGQEVESVLMDHGNHHTACLSTQVGCPLRCDFCATGRQGFVRNLTVGEIVGHFLAMESWLGQDIKNIVFMGMGEPLLNWENVKKAIEILNHPKMRGMGIRRITISTSGVVPGILALADSGLDVRLSFSLHAPNDEIRSKLMPVNERYPLGQVIEALQEFQKKTGNRITVEYVLLKRINDEPSMAYEIAALLSDLDVYINLIPYNPVVDRYGRPSASRINPFMATLRELGLEVELRKEKGTDIDAACGQLRGKRG; the protein is encoded by the coding sequence ATGTCGGATATGACCTACGGTCTAGAGTTCAATTACGATGAGTGGCGGAATTTCGTCGACGAGACGGGAGAGCCGTCTTACAGAGCGGATCAGCTCTGTCAATGGATATACGGGAAAAAGGTTTTCGATATACACAGAATGACGAACCTCTCCAAGGAACTTCGTTCGAAGCTGGAGGGGCATCTGTACGTTCAGCCGCCCTTCGCCGTGGATGTCCAGAAATCTTCGGACGGAACGGTAAAGTTTCTGTGGCGTTTTCTCGACGGTCAGGAGGTGGAGTCGGTCCTGATGGACCACGGCAACCACCATACCGCCTGTCTCTCCACCCAGGTAGGATGCCCTCTCCGGTGCGATTTCTGCGCTACCGGAAGACAGGGTTTCGTTCGGAACCTCACCGTGGGAGAGATAGTGGGGCATTTCCTGGCGATGGAATCCTGGCTGGGGCAGGACATAAAGAACATAGTCTTCATGGGAATGGGAGAGCCTTTGCTCAACTGGGAGAACGTAAAGAAGGCCATCGAAATCCTTAACCATCCCAAGATGAGGGGAATGGGGATCAGGAGGATAACCATATCGACCTCAGGGGTAGTTCCGGGCATTCTGGCCTTGGCCGATTCGGGGCTCGACGTTAGACTCTCCTTTTCTCTGCACGCTCCGAACGACGAAATTCGCTCGAAGCTCATGCCGGTCAACGAGCGTTACCCTCTGGGGCAGGTGATAGAGGCCCTTCAGGAGTTCCAGAAAAAGACCGGCAACAGGATCACCGTGGAGTACGTCCTGCTCAAGAGGATCAACGACGAGCCCTCCATGGCCTACGAGATCGCGGCTCTTCTGTCCGATCTGGATGTTTACATAAACCTGATCCCCTACAACCCGGTGGTGGACCGTTACGGCAGACCCTCGGCCAGCCGGATAAACCCCTTTATGGCGACCTTGAGAGAATTGGGGCTGGAGGTCGAGCTGAGGAAGGAAAAGGGAACGGATATAGACGCCGCCTGCGGACAGCTCAGAGGCAAGAGAGGCTGA